DNA from Brucella melitensis bv. 1 str. 16M:
GGCGGCGCGCTTGGCCTCAAGTGCCTTCAGAAAACCGCGCGGCGCTGACTGATCCCTCGTCCGGGCCTTCAGTTCATCAAGGGCAAGACGCGCCTTGGCGGCGGCTATTTCTTCCCGCTTATAGGCTTCGATCTTGCGAAGAATATCGGTGGACATGGCGCGATCCTTCCTGTCAGGCCGGCTTGTCGTTGGAAACGGCAATGACCTTTTGCAAAACCGCAAGGGCTGCGCCGCTGTCGATGGACTGTACGGCTTGCGCAATTCCGTCTTTCAGGTTTTCCGCTTTGCCCGCAACGACGAGCGCGGCGCCTGAATTGAGCAGCACGATATCGCGGTAGGCGCTGTCCTTGCCCTCCAGAACGCCAAGAAGGGCCTTGGCATTTTCGGCAGCTTCGCCCCCCTTCAGTTCGGCGGGCGAGCAGCGGCGAAGGCCCACTTCTTCCGGGGTGATTTCAAAGGTGCGGATCTGGCCGTTTTCAAGTGCTGCAACCTGCGTGGTGCCAGCCGTCGTCATTTCGTCGAGACCGTCACCGTAGACAACCCAAGCCGTTTCGGAGCCAAGCTCTTTCAATACATGGGCCAGCGGTTCCAGCCATTGCGGGGCGAAGACGCCGACGAGCTGGCGTTTGACACTGGCCGGATTGGAAAGTGGGCCGAGCAGATTGAAGATCGTGCGGGTACCCAATTCCACGCGGGAAGGGCCCACATGACGCATGGCGGAATGATGCATCGGTGCGAACATGAAGCCGAGACCGGCTTCGCTGATGCTGCGGCCAATGGTGTCTGCGTCGGCCTCGATATTGATGCCGAGCGCCGCCAATGCGTCGGCTGCGCCGGAGCGGGACGAAAGCGCGCGGTTGCCATGTTTGGCAACCGGTACGCCCGCACCGGCCACGACGAACGCCGTACAGCTCGACACATTGTAGGAACCGGATTGGTCGCCGCCCGTGCCGACGATATCCATCGCATCATCGGGCGCGATGACCGGGATCATGCGGGATCTCATGGAAGCCACCGCACCGGCGATTTCCGGCACCGTTTCGCCGCGCACGCGCAGCGCCATGAGGAAGCCGCCGATTTGCGAGGGCGTTGCCTGGCCCGACATCATGATGTCGAAAGCGGCTTTTGCATCTCCCAGCGGGAGCGGCTCTCCCGACGCGGCTTTTGCGATATAGGGTTTCAAATCAGCCATCACATCCACCGCTTTTAGAAGGCAAACGCGCTGTTGATGACGGCCTGGTTCACCTTCACCGGATATTGCTTCTGCAATTCCCCGACAAGCTGTTGCAGCATATCATCCGCAAGCGCGGTCGCCAGATATTTCTGCTGATCTTCCGGGATTGCTTCCGGTCCGGCGGCGGCAGGTTTGGTGACCTCCGTTACCTTGAAGAGAATTTGCGCATCGTCGGAGGGCGCGGCAGCCGTGCCGACCAGACCGTTCGCGCCACGGAAAATCTGCGCGGTTGCAGCCGAACCGATGTCGGCGTCGTTGGTGGTGCGGGTGATGCCGCGCTTGGTCTGCTTTTCAAGGCCCAGTTCGGAAGCGATTGTGTCAAGCGTTGCGCCGTCTTCGACGCGCTTCTTCAATTCTTCCATGCGCTGGTTGAGGCGCTTGACGGCTTCCTCGCCCTTCCATGCCGCCACGACCTTGTCCTTGACTTCATCGAGCGTGCGGTCGCGGGCAGGGGTAACGCCATCCACCTGATACCAGAGATAGCCGATATTACCCATGGTGAGCGGGTCGTTGTCGAAGCCCTGTTCAGCCTGAAAGACGGCTGGAAGCAGCGCCTGCGCATTCGGCAGTTCAACAGGCTTGCCCGCAGGATCGTCGCCTTCGGCATCGATTGCATCGACCGTTACCATTTTCAGGTGCAGCTTTTTGGCGACATCGGCCATGGTTGCCCCGTCCGAACGTTCCTGCTCATAGGAATCGTGCAGGCTGTTGATGCTGCTGGCTGCAATATTGGTGGCGAGCGTGTTGCGGATTTCTCCTTCGACTTCGGAAAGCGGCTTCTCATGCGCCGGGTTGATTTTCGTTACACGCAGCAGGACCGGGCCGAAGATTCCCTTGACAACCGGGCTGACCGCACCTTCGCCAAGCGCGAAGGCGGCGTCGGCAATGGTCTGGTCGGGAATGCCGGATTTTTCAAAAGTGCCGAGCGTCAGATCGCTTTCGGTCTTGCCCTGTTCCTTGCCGATATCGAGGAAGCTGGTGCCTGCCTCGATCTTCTGGTGGGCGGCTTCAGCGGCGGCATCGTCGGCAAAGTTCAGCTGTTCGATGGTGCGCGTCTTAGGCGTGCTGAAACGGGCCTTGTTCTTTTCATAATATTCGCTGATCTCATCCTGCGTGACGGCGGCAGGGTCGGCAATATCGGACGGCTCCAGCTTCACATAGCTGATCTTGCGATATTCCGGCGCCTTGTAATCTTCCTTGTGCGCTTCAAAATAGGCCTTGAGCACATCCTCTGACGGTGCGGGAATGGCGTCGGCCTTTTCGGCAGGCACATCGATATAGTCGGCGCTGCGGCTTTCGCCCTGATAGAGGGCAAGTGCCTTCAGCATCGTATCCGGCAGTTTCATGCCGTCCGTTGCTGCTTCGACGATCTGCTGGCGGCGGGCGACTTTCGCACGGTTTTCCAGATAATCCTCGGCGCGAATGCCGGACTGGCGCAAAACCGCATCAAACCGCGCGCGGTTGAAATTGCCGCCTGCATCATGGAAGGCGGGATCTTCGGCGGTCAGGCGGGCAATGGCGTCCTGGGAAAGGCCAAGCTGCATGTTGCGGGCTGCTTCATCCAGCACGACACCGGCGGCAAGCTGGGCCAGAACCTGGTTCTCGACGCCGATTGCCTTGGCCTGTTCGCGGGTGAGCCGCTGGCGGAACTGCTGCGAAAGGCGCATAAGCTGCTGTTCGTAGGCAAAGCGATAATCGGTCGCGCTGACCTCGGAATCACCGGCTGTCAGCGCGGCGTTGCCTGCCATGCCGCCACGGAAGACATCCGAGATGCCCCAGATCGCAAAGCTTAGCACAAGCAGGCCAAGCAAAAGTTTGGCGATCCAGGATTGAGCGGCGGAACGCAGGCTATCGAGCATTGTAAACCCTTCAAGAACAAATTGAAGCTTGGCTTTATAAAATGAGCCAGTCAGGGGATAACCTCAAGCAAGCCCCATATGCAAGGTCTCATTGTGTTGAGGCAACGAAGAACATTTGCATTGCGGCGCGAATACGCTTAGTCAGTGGCAAATTTTGGCGCGGCCCTGCTTCGTGAAATGGGCTGGTGTCTGCCGTTTGAAAAGGCGAGGAGAACAACATGACTCCGGGAATCCGTCCGCTGGTTGCTGGCAACTGGAAAATGAATGGCAAGGGAGAATCCCTGACCGAACTGCGCGCCATCGCTGCGGGCCTCAGCTCCGACCTCGGCCGCAAGCTCGATGCGGTCATATGTGTGCCGGCCACCTTGCTTTCGCGTGCGGCTGAAACGCTGGAAGGCGAAACGGTCGGCCTTGGCGGACAGGATGCCCATTTCAAGACATCCGGCGCGCATACGGGCGACATTTCGCCGGAAATGCTCAAGGAAGCTGGTGCCACCCATGTCATTCTCGGCCATTCCGAGCGCCGCACCGATCATCACGAGAGCAATAAGCTCATTTGCGCCAAGACGGAAGCCGCATGGGCTGCGGGGCTGGTGGCTATCGTCTGCGTTGGAGAAACCGCCAGCGAGCGAAAGGCGGAGCGTGCGCTCGATGTCATTGGCGACCAGCTTTCCGGTTCGCTGCCGGATGGGGTTACGGCGGAAAACACAATCATTGCCTATGAACCCATATGGGCTATCGGCACCGGGTTGACGCCGACGGTTCAGGATGTTCGTGCAGCGCACGCCTTCATGCGTGAACAGTTGATCGAACGTTTCGGCGCAAAAGGCGCGCATCTGCGCCTTCTTTATGGGGGTTCGGTGAAGCCGTCCAATGCTGCCGAATTGCTCGGTGTTGCAGATGTTGACGGCGCTCTTGTCGGCGGTGCGAGTTTGAAGGCGGCAGACTTCCTCGCCATATGCGAAACCTATCGCAATCTATAAAGCCGGTATTACTTCACGCTATCTTGGGCGTGGGGCTTGGATTATCGGACAATAGCGTGTAAAGAGCCGCTCAAGTTCAGGATATAAAGACCGTTTCATATGCAGACCGTACTCATTGTCATTCATTTGTTGATCGTGCTGGCGCTTGTCGGCGTTGTGCTTATCCAGCGTTCAGAGGGCGGTGGTCTTGGCATTGGCGGCGGTTCGGGTTTCATGACGGCACGCGGCGCAGCCAATGCGCTCACACGCACGACCGCCATTCTGGCGATCGGTTTCTTTGCCACATCGCTGCTGCTTGGCATAATGGCGCGCTACGGCGAGCGTCCGACGGATATTCTCAATCGTATTCCGGCCACAACCGGCAGCCAGAGCGCACCGGCAGGTGGCAGCACAAATGGCGGTGGCATTCTCGACCAGCTTGGTGGCGAGCCTTCCGGCTCCGGCAATGGGGCAGCGCCCGCTGCTCCGGCTGCGCCGGCCCAGCCCGATGCCGGACAGCCGCAGGCTCCGGCAGCCCCGGCAAATCCGGTTCCCAGCTCGCAATAAAGATCTGGGAAAGAGCCGGGAAAGAGCCGGCAAATTGATTATCGGGAAACCGGCCATCATGGCCGGTTTTCTTTTTGTTAAGCATAGAACGGCAAAGTGTTGCATGAGGGCCATAGGCCGTAGCGATTCGCATTGCTTGAGTGCTGGAGCGAATTGAGATGCTCCCAAGTTTACAGTATGCAAAGCGTAAGCCTGAACGCAGGGGTTGCGGCAGGTATTTTCCGCTCGTGCTTGGATTTTCGGGAACTGACCATGTTTTCACGCCGTATTCTGTTGGCTGGTATAGCAAGCCTTTGCATGGGAGCCGCTGCTCCTGCCTTTGTTGCTTCGCCGGTCAATGCTGAAGCGCAGCTCGATGAAGCTGCGGCAAATGTCCAGAAGGTCGCTCTGGCGAGCAACGCCAAGGCAAACCCGGACAAGCCGAAGAAGAAAACGGCTGCCAGGACCAACAATACGGCCAAGGCCAACAAATATAGCATCGATCCGAAGTTTCGTCCGCAGGACGTGACCTTCACCGGCTACAAGCCCGGCACAATCGTGATCGATCCCAAGAAGCGCTTCCTCTATCTGGTGGAAACTTCCACGACCGCGCGCCGCTATGGCATTGCCGTTGGCAAGCAGGGACTGGAATTTCAGGGCAAGGCCACCATCAGCGCCAAGCGCGAATGGCCGCGCTGGATTCCCACCAAGGAAATGATTGAGCGCGATCCGGCCCATTATGGCCGCTTCAAGAACGGCATGGATGGTGGCCCGGGCAATCCGCTCGGCTCGCGTGCGATGTATCTCTTCCAGGGCAACAAAGACACCTATATCCGCATCCACGGTACGGTGCAGCCATGGACCATCGGCAGCTCTGCCTCCAATGGCTGCTTCCGCATGATCAACGAAGACGTGATGGATCTCTACGACCGCGTTACGCTTGGTACGGAAGTGGTTGTTCTGTAAACCGGGAATTCCTGTATGGGATCGGCCGGGCTCACGGGCCCGGCCTTTTCTTTTGCCCAACCTTCAGAATGCGGAAACTGTGGATTTCCAGCTTCGCCATGGAAATATGCGGGCGCGG
Protein-coding regions in this window:
- the trpD gene encoding anthranilate phosphoribosyltransferase; translated protein: MADLKPYIAKAASGEPLPLGDAKAAFDIMMSGQATPSQIGGFLMALRVRGETVPEIAGAVASMRSRMIPVIAPDDAMDIVGTGGDQSGSYNVSSCTAFVVAGAGVPVAKHGNRALSSRSGAADALAALGINIEADADTIGRSISEAGLGFMFAPMHHSAMRHVGPSRVELGTRTIFNLLGPLSNPASVKRQLVGVFAPQWLEPLAHVLKELGSETAWVVYGDGLDEMTTAGTTQVAALENGQIRTFEITPEEVGLRRCSPAELKGGEAAENAKALLGVLEGKDSAYRDIVLLNSGAALVVAGKAENLKDGIAQAVQSIDSGAALAVLQKVIAVSNDKPA
- a CDS encoding peptidyl-prolyl cis-trans isomerase, producing MLDSLRSAAQSWIAKLLLGLLVLSFAIWGISDVFRGGMAGNAALTAGDSEVSATDYRFAYEQQLMRLSQQFRQRLTREQAKAIGVENQVLAQLAAGVVLDEAARNMQLGLSQDAIARLTAEDPAFHDAGGNFNRARFDAVLRQSGIRAEDYLENRAKVARRQQIVEAATDGMKLPDTMLKALALYQGESRSADYIDVPAEKADAIPAPSEDVLKAYFEAHKEDYKAPEYRKISYVKLEPSDIADPAAVTQDEISEYYEKNKARFSTPKTRTIEQLNFADDAAAEAAHQKIEAGTSFLDIGKEQGKTESDLTLGTFEKSGIPDQTIADAAFALGEGAVSPVVKGIFGPVLLRVTKINPAHEKPLSEVEGEIRNTLATNIAASSINSLHDSYEQERSDGATMADVAKKLHLKMVTVDAIDAEGDDPAGKPVELPNAQALLPAVFQAEQGFDNDPLTMGNIGYLWYQVDGVTPARDRTLDEVKDKVVAAWKGEEAVKRLNQRMEELKKRVEDGATLDTIASELGLEKQTKRGITRTTNDADIGSAATAQIFRGANGLVGTAAAPSDDAQILFKVTEVTKPAAAGPEAIPEDQQKYLATALADDMLQQLVGELQKQYPVKVNQAVINSAFAF
- the tpiA gene encoding triose-phosphate isomerase, which gives rise to MTPGIRPLVAGNWKMNGKGESLTELRAIAAGLSSDLGRKLDAVICVPATLLSRAAETLEGETVGLGGQDAHFKTSGAHTGDISPEMLKEAGATHVILGHSERRTDHHESNKLICAKTEAAWAAGLVAIVCVGETASERKAERALDVIGDQLSGSLPDGVTAENTIIAYEPIWAIGTGLTPTVQDVRAAHAFMREQLIERFGAKGAHLRLLYGGSVKPSNAAELLGVADVDGALVGGASLKAADFLAICETYRNL
- the secG gene encoding preprotein translocase subunit SecG, coding for MQTVLIVIHLLIVLALVGVVLIQRSEGGGLGIGGGSGFMTARGAANALTRTTAILAIGFFATSLLLGIMARYGERPTDILNRIPATTGSQSAPAGGSTNGGGILDQLGGEPSGSGNGAAPAAPAAPAQPDAGQPQAPAAPANPVPSSQ
- a CDS encoding L,D-transpeptidase yields the protein MFSRRILLAGIASLCMGAAAPAFVASPVNAEAQLDEAAANVQKVALASNAKANPDKPKKKTAARTNNTAKANKYSIDPKFRPQDVTFTGYKPGTIVIDPKKRFLYLVETSTTARRYGIAVGKQGLEFQGKATISAKREWPRWIPTKEMIERDPAHYGRFKNGMDGGPGNPLGSRAMYLFQGNKDTYIRIHGTVQPWTIGSSASNGCFRMINEDVMDLYDRVTLGTEVVVL